The genomic interval CATGCCCAGCGAGACGGCGGGCAGGTCCAGGCCGCTCTTGCCGCATCGGCGGAACCAGCCCCCGGGGAGGTCGTCGTAGCGCGTGGGGGAGAAGGTGCTCATCGCGGGCAAGCTACGCCGCCGCCGCCGTCATTTCCGCCACCTCTTCGCGACGCCGCCCATCTCGCAGACCGCCGCCCACTCGCCGGGCCGCACCGGCTGCACGGAGAGCCGGGTGTTGTTGACGAGCACCATCTCGCCGAGCGCCTCCTCGGCCTTCACGTCGGCCAGCGTGACGGGCGTCGGGAAGGGCGCGAGCCCGCGGAGCCGGACCATGCCGAAGCCCGCTTTGCTGCGCCCGGTGCGGTCGCTGGGGTCGGGCTCGTGCTCGCCGACCACCTCGACGATGCCGACGATCCTCTTCTCGTTCACGGAGTGGTAGAAGAAGCCGCGGTCGCCCAGCCGCATCTGCTTCATCACGCCGTCCGCCTGGAAGTTGCGGACGCCGTCCCAGGCCGTCTCCCGCTCCGGCGCCGCCATCTGGTCGTCCCACGACCAGGTGCCCGGCTCGGACTTGAAGAGGAAGAAGTGTCGCGGTCGCTTGGGCATGCGGGGAAGCTACCGCCCGCGGACCGCGGCCGATCACGCTCGACCGAGCGGACGGTCCGCGGCAACACGCACCG from Phycisphaera mikurensis NBRC 102666 carries:
- a CDS encoding EVE domain-containing protein, translated to MPKRPRHFFLFKSEPGTWSWDDQMAAPERETAWDGVRNFQADGVMKQMRLGDRGFFYHSVNEKRIVGIVEVVGEHEPDPSDRTGRSKAGFGMVRLRGLAPFPTPVTLADVKAEEALGEMVLVNNTRLSVQPVRPGEWAAVCEMGGVAKRWRK